From one Microthrixaceae bacterium genomic stretch:
- a CDS encoding DNA repair protein yields MGIGSDPHVDRSVEWHRTALDETSWVDVARGWMDGADDLCAQLLSDVDWRTSRLFRYDHLVEEKRLGSFWARGSGRPVPHPALAEATRVLQHHYGVTFDGFGMIQYRDGSDGQGFHRDTDMRWLDDTLIAVLSLGAQRPWLLRPSRGRGDRTGDGDLDLAPASGDLLVLGGRAQADWLHSVAYQPGRRLDPRVSIQWRWARRSGRPYVGSGYGAPRTFGQRVNRAR; encoded by the coding sequence GTGGGCATCGGTAGCGACCCTCATGTCGACCGGTCTGTCGAGTGGCACCGGACAGCCTTGGACGAGACATCGTGGGTCGATGTGGCTCGGGGCTGGATGGACGGGGCCGACGATCTGTGCGCTCAGCTTCTGTCCGACGTCGATTGGAGGACGTCACGGCTGTTCCGGTACGACCACCTCGTGGAGGAGAAGCGGCTCGGATCATTCTGGGCCCGCGGGTCCGGTCGACCGGTCCCGCACCCGGCCCTGGCCGAGGCCACCCGAGTCCTCCAACACCACTACGGGGTGACCTTCGACGGTTTCGGAATGATCCAGTACCGAGACGGCTCCGACGGCCAAGGCTTCCACCGAGACACCGACATGCGCTGGCTTGACGACACGCTCATCGCGGTGTTGTCACTCGGCGCCCAAAGGCCGTGGCTGCTTCGCCCGAGTCGAGGTCGCGGGGACCGAACCGGTGATGGTGACCTGGACCTGGCACCGGCTTCGGGCGACCTGTTGGTCCTGGGTGGCCGGGCTCAGGCCGATTGGCTGCACTCCGTCGCCTACCAGCCCGGGCGACGGCTCGATCCCAGGGTGTCGATCCAGTGGCGGTGGGCCAGGCGCAGTGGTCGCCCCTACGTGGGATCGGGCTACGGCGCCCCCCGCACCTTCGGTCAGCGGGTGAACCGAGCTCGCTGA
- a CDS encoding PQQ-dependent sugar dehydrogenase, translated as MNRSTLVRGSLVAMAAALAALGLTGCPGPATLTVSEHLTGLSRPWDLAFLPDGSLLFTQRTGQIRLRKNDGSVVTLATPADVVVAGEGGMLGVAVDPDFTSNRRIYTCFNSNLSGTNDVRLVRWKINDQATGLGERSDLVTAIPAAANGRHSGCRPRFGPDGYIWMGTGDAAMPANPQDPASLGGKVLRITTAGGGAPGNPGGVLDPRIYTYGHRNVQGVAFDDAGQPWSVEHGTDRDDELNKLVAGGNYGWDPRPLSGPMFYDESRPMTDPVRHPGAIAAVWSSGNPTIAPSGATFIPVGAHAWKGWQDDLAMAVLKDQHLRIITFNTNRDAVDEQLVRVTGYGRLRSAVMGPDGNLYIATDSNSGRILKVTPSD; from the coding sequence ATGAACAGATCGACGCTGGTGCGGGGGTCACTTGTCGCCATGGCGGCGGCGCTGGCGGCCTTAGGCCTGACTGGATGCCCTGGGCCGGCAACGCTCACCGTCTCTGAGCACCTCACCGGCTTGAGCCGCCCCTGGGACCTGGCATTCCTGCCGGACGGGTCCTTGCTGTTCACCCAACGGACCGGTCAGATTCGACTGCGCAAAAACGACGGTTCGGTGGTCACCTTGGCCACCCCAGCCGATGTCGTGGTGGCTGGCGAGGGTGGGATGCTCGGCGTGGCGGTGGATCCCGATTTCACCAGCAATCGACGGATATACACCTGCTTCAACTCCAACCTGTCGGGGACGAACGATGTCCGACTGGTCCGCTGGAAGATCAACGACCAGGCGACGGGGCTGGGCGAGCGGAGCGACCTGGTAACCGCTATCCCGGCTGCCGCCAACGGCCGTCACTCCGGATGCCGCCCGCGGTTTGGGCCCGATGGCTACATATGGATGGGTACCGGTGACGCGGCCATGCCCGCCAACCCTCAGGATCCGGCCTCGCTGGGCGGAAAGGTCCTGCGGATCACCACGGCTGGGGGAGGTGCCCCGGGGAATCCCGGCGGTGTCCTGGATCCGAGGATCTACACCTACGGCCACCGCAACGTCCAGGGGGTTGCCTTCGACGATGCCGGCCAGCCCTGGTCGGTAGAGCACGGCACCGATCGAGATGACGAGTTGAACAAGCTCGTCGCCGGAGGAAACTACGGCTGGGACCCTCGTCCGCTGTCCGGCCCCATGTTCTACGACGAGTCCAGGCCCATGACGGACCCGGTCCGACACCCCGGCGCCATCGCGGCTGTGTGGTCATCGGGCAACCCCACCATCGCGCCGTCCGGTGCCACCTTCATCCCGGTGGGAGCTCATGCCTGGAAGGGATGGCAGGACGATCTGGCCATGGCTGTGCTCAAGGACCAGCACCTTCGGATCATCACATTCAACACGAACAGGGATGCCGTCGATGAGCAACTGGTGCGGGTCACGGGGTACGGCCGACTGCGTTCGGCAGTGATGGGCCCCGACGGGAACCTCTACATCGCCACTGACTCCAACTCGGGTCGGATTCTCAAGGTGACCCCTTCGGATTGA
- a CDS encoding type I pantothenate kinase, giving the protein MDTALYETFSRDQWRARREATPLTLGAADLDELRGLNERLDLEEVESVYLPLSRFVNLHVAARRSRQAAMAEFLGREKEAVPYIIGVAGSVAVGKSTTSRVLQALLARWPDHPRVDLVTTDGFLYPNEELARRGLLTRKGFPESYDVRRLLEFLHDVKSGVSEVRAPTYSHLGYDVQPPEHDVVVRQPDIVIVEGLNVLQVGSGTTTFVSDYFDTSIYVDAEVADVRQWYVERFLALRATVFRQPDSYFARYAELTDDQATETALEIWRDINEANLVANIEPTRDRAGVVLHKGADHRVTKVRLRRI; this is encoded by the coding sequence GTGGACACCGCCCTGTACGAGACCTTCTCCCGAGACCAGTGGCGGGCTCGACGGGAGGCAACCCCGTTGACGCTCGGTGCCGCCGACCTGGACGAGCTAAGGGGCTTGAACGAGCGGCTCGACCTGGAGGAGGTGGAGTCGGTCTACCTTCCCCTGTCGCGATTCGTGAACCTCCACGTGGCGGCCCGCCGGTCTCGCCAAGCCGCCATGGCGGAGTTCCTCGGCCGCGAGAAGGAGGCGGTCCCCTACATCATCGGGGTGGCCGGAAGCGTGGCCGTCGGCAAGAGCACCACCAGCCGGGTCCTCCAAGCTCTCCTGGCTCGATGGCCCGACCATCCCCGAGTCGATCTGGTGACCACCGATGGCTTCCTCTACCCCAACGAGGAACTGGCCCGACGGGGTCTTCTGACCCGCAAAGGCTTCCCCGAGAGCTACGACGTTCGTCGGCTCCTCGAGTTCCTCCACGACGTGAAGTCGGGAGTGTCCGAGGTTCGGGCCCCGACCTACTCCCACCTCGGCTACGACGTTCAGCCCCCTGAACACGATGTGGTCGTACGCCAGCCCGACATCGTGATCGTGGAAGGGCTAAACGTGCTCCAGGTCGGAAGTGGTACCACCACCTTCGTGTCCGACTACTTCGACACGTCCATCTACGTGGACGCCGAGGTTGCCGACGTGCGCCAGTGGTATGTGGAGCGGTTCCTGGCCTTGAGGGCCACGGTCTTCCGTCAACCTGATTCCTACTTCGCTCGATATGCCGAGCTAACCGATGACCAGGCCACCGAGACAGCCCTGGAGATCTGGCGCGACATCAACGAGGCCAACCTGGTGGCCAACATCGAGCCCACCCGCGACCGCGCCGGAGTCGTGCTCCACAAGGGCGCCGACCACCGGGTCACCAAGGTCCGCCTCCGCCGCATCTGA